Part of the Haliotis asinina isolate JCU_RB_2024 chromosome 8, JCU_Hal_asi_v2, whole genome shotgun sequence genome is shown below.
ATTCCCTCTTTGTCCTGTTTAAACAGAACTGGGTACTTCAATCGACCAAAGGCAGACATCAACTTTTCAATCAATGAAGTTGGAAACCCTTGTATCAGGCTTCCAAAGGTAACAAGTACAACACCGTCTGTTGCCGCATCCATGTACTTCTTCATCTCAGTTGAAAGGGGATTTGCTGGACTTGCTGTCAGACCACCACACTGAACAAAATTAGGAAACACAGCTTTGGGGTAGTCAATGATATAATCGGAGTTTTCGATAAAAAGCAAAGACTTCGCTACCAGACTGTTGGCGTCAACACCTTTCAGATTTTCATCCAACGTGGAGTAGTCTGCATATGGTAAATACACTTTGTACACGATACGAGTGGCGAAAATAGATAATGTGTTGAGGAGTCTTTCACGGAAAGTCATGTCATTGGTGAAACCTGACATCAATTGCGGGAATGTATTAATTTGCAGAGGCATTCCAGTATCTCTGGCTTCAAGGTAGGAGGCAACAGCAACTGTTGGAACCCCAAGATAGGCGGCGATTGCAAACAGACATTCAGAACCAGGTATTCGATCTATCAATGCAATGTCGTAATTGTCTTTTTTCAACCTTTCTAAAACAACCCTATCTTTCATTGCCGCTCTGCAATGATTTTGGATCATGGGCTTCAAATAGTTCAAAAACACTTCCCACAATTCAACTCGATTAAAAATGAGTTCGCGTAGAGTTGTCATCAAATCATCATGTGTCTTCTGCATCGATGGATCCAGATCAGGAATAATAACAGTGACCTTCTCCTTGAAAGCTTCCGTGTCAAACTTTCCGACACAGGATTTTGGATCAGAGAGGACGGCAAACAAAGTAACGTCATGGCCTCTTTTCAGAAGAGCCTGCCCAATGGACATAATTTCCAGACAGTGACTTGGTGATGGAGTTGGAATAAGAAGAATCTTGGCCCCATGGCAACAACTGACAAGGGTGATCAAAAGGACGATCG
Proteins encoded:
- the LOC137294773 gene encoding UDP-glucuronosyltransferase 1A8-like is translated as MSLPTIVLLITLVSCCHGAKILLIPTPSPSHCLEIMSIGQALLKRGHDVTLFAVLSDPKSCVGKFDTEAFKEKVTVIIPDLDPSMQKTHDDLMTTLRELIFNRVELWEVFLNYLKPMIQNHCRAAMKDRVVLERLKKDNYDIALIDRIPGSECLFAIAAYLGVPTVAVASYLEARDTGMPLQINTFPQLMSGFTNDMTFRERLLNTLSIFATRIVYKVYLPYADYSTLDENLKGVDANSLVAKSLLFIENSDYIIDYPKAVFPNFVQCGGLTASPANPLSTEMKKYMDAATDGVVLVTFGSLIQGFPTSLIEKLMSAFGRLKYPVLFKQDKEGIRGNIKSMKWVPQNDILGHPNTKVFISHCGKNGFWEAVYHGVPIICMPIHAETFTTAIKVKKYNIGSRIEIFDDSVDDLFEKISQVLESTAIRQNMKRMSRLLRDRPERPADRAASAVEHVLKYGGDHMRPPPVSFVSYIYADVWVSIAVLGSVITTAVVCICRRCCCKGKANRKRKTE